Proteins encoded by one window of Ulvibacter sp. MAR_2010_11:
- a CDS encoding S9 family peptidase: MKQIFSVKVLVLFLAAISTGIAQQKEITLEDIWGGTFRTERLDVLRSLNNGKEYSVLNYDRDQKASTVDVYDYKSGNKVRTLVTTKDLPGIEYIISYEFSEDESKLLLATQLQQIFRRSSLGTFYVYDIASKKLTLVSQEKIQEPTFNNDGSKIAYGFDNNLYVKDLANGTVQQITTDGKKNSIINGITDWVYEEEFAFVRAFDWNKDGTKIAFIRFDETNVPEFSMDVYGSDLYQTQQVFKYPKAGEANALVTLHMYDLASAKTSKVDISNYNNYYIPRIKWTKDADVLSVQLTNRHQNELDLVFVNAATNTSSLVHKETDAAYVDVTDDLTFLNDNSFIWTSEKSGWNHIYHYDKTGKLINQITIGNWDVTSYYGFDQNTGRIYYQSTENGSINRDVYSVLRSGKNKVRLSDKTGTNSAAFSADFTYFIKTFSDTETPYVFTLNDAKTGKLIREIKNNNALKNQVAGYKTSPKEFSTIRINGEDLNMYTIKPKDFNPNKEYPLFMYQYSGPGSQNVSNSWGGANDYWHQMLAQQGYIVVCIDGRGTGFKGRDFKKMTQKELGKYEVQDQISAAQKLGELPYIDADRIGIWGWSYGGFMAANCLFQGADTFSMAISVAPVTSWRFYDTVYTERYMETPQENPSGYDENSPMSHVDKLQGDFLLVHGSSDDNVHVQNTTRLVEALVQADKDFEWAIYPDKNHGIYGGNTRLHLYKKMTKFIHETLGEPKEQMIQIKN; encoded by the coding sequence TTGAAGCAAATATTTTCAGTTAAGGTGCTCGTGCTGTTTCTCGCAGCGATTTCTACAGGTATAGCACAACAAAAAGAAATTACATTAGAAGACATTTGGGGAGGAACTTTCCGTACAGAACGGCTGGACGTGCTTCGGTCTTTAAACAACGGAAAGGAATATTCTGTCTTAAATTATGATCGCGATCAAAAAGCGTCCACTGTCGATGTCTACGACTACAAAAGCGGTAATAAGGTGCGTACTTTGGTGACAACAAAAGATCTGCCGGGGATAGAATACATTATTTCTTACGAATTTAGTGAAGACGAATCCAAACTGTTACTGGCAACCCAGCTTCAGCAAATATTCCGAAGATCTTCCCTGGGAACCTTTTATGTATACGATATTGCGTCTAAAAAATTGACGCTGGTTTCCCAGGAGAAAATTCAGGAGCCTACCTTCAACAATGACGGTAGTAAAATCGCTTACGGGTTCGACAATAATTTGTATGTAAAGGATTTGGCAAATGGAACCGTACAGCAAATTACCACCGACGGAAAAAAGAACAGCATTATCAACGGTATTACAGACTGGGTGTATGAGGAAGAATTTGCCTTTGTACGTGCTTTCGATTGGAATAAGGACGGAACTAAAATAGCTTTTATACGTTTCGACGAAACCAATGTACCGGAGTTTTCAATGGACGTGTACGGAAGTGATTTATACCAAACACAACAGGTTTTTAAATATCCAAAAGCCGGTGAAGCCAATGCCCTGGTAACACTGCATATGTACGATTTAGCATCTGCAAAAACCTCCAAAGTAGACATTTCGAACTACAACAATTACTATATTCCAAGAATTAAATGGACCAAGGATGCCGATGTGTTAAGTGTGCAATTAACCAACAGACATCAAAACGAATTGGATTTGGTTTTTGTGAATGCAGCTACTAATACCTCGAGCCTCGTTCACAAGGAAACCGATGCAGCCTATGTGGATGTGACAGATGATCTTACTTTTTTAAACGACAACAGTTTTATTTGGACCAGTGAGAAGAGTGGTTGGAATCATATTTACCATTACGACAAAACCGGAAAGCTTATCAACCAGATTACTATTGGAAATTGGGATGTGACAAGTTACTACGGTTTCGACCAGAATACCGGACGAATTTATTACCAGAGTACCGAAAACGGAAGTATTAATCGTGATGTGTATTCGGTATTGCGTTCGGGGAAGAACAAAGTGCGATTGAGCGATAAAACAGGCACCAACAGTGCTGCCTTTAGTGCCGACTTTACCTACTTTATTAAAACTTTTTCCGACACCGAAACTCCCTATGTTTTTACACTGAATGACGCCAAAACGGGAAAGTTGATCAGGGAAATTAAAAATAACAACGCACTTAAAAATCAGGTGGCGGGCTACAAAACCTCCCCGAAAGAATTTTCTACCATTCGAATTAACGGGGAAGATTTGAATATGTACACCATCAAACCGAAGGATTTTAACCCTAACAAGGAGTACCCTTTGTTTATGTATCAGTATTCAGGTCCCGGTTCGCAGAATGTTTCCAACAGCTGGGGTGGTGCTAACGATTATTGGCACCAGATGCTGGCACAACAAGGATATATTGTTGTTTGTATAGATGGAAGAGGTACCGGATTTAAAGGAAGGGATTTCAAAAAAATGACCCAGAAAGAACTAGGGAAGTACGAAGTACAGGACCAAATTTCCGCGGCACAAAAACTGGGGGAATTACCTTATATAGATGCAGATCGAATAGGTATTTGGGGATGGAGTTACGGCGGATTTATGGCGGCTAACTGTTTGTTTCAGGGAGCCGACACGTTTTCAATGGCAATTTCAGTGGCTCCGGTGACCAGCTGGCGTTTTTACGATACCGTTTACACCGAACGTTATATGGAAACTCCACAGGAAAATCCTTCAGGGTACGACGAAAACTCTCCTATGTCTCATGTAGACAAACTGCAAGGAGATTTTTTGTTAGTCCATGGAAGTTCAGATGATAACGTACACGTTCAGAATACAACCCGCTTGGTGGAAGCCTTGGTGCAAGCCGATAAAGATTTTGAATGGGCGATTTACCCCGATAAGAATCACGGAATTTACGGCGGAAACACTCGTTTGCATTTGTACAAAAAAATGACCAAGTTTATCCATGAAACACTGGGTGAACCTAAAGAACAAATGATTCAGATAAAAAATTAA
- a CDS encoding hemolysin family protein — translation MEYLVIIVIMLILSAFFSGMEIAYVSSNKIHIEIEKKQNNFLAGVLKKITKRPSKFIATMLVGNNIALVVYGFYMGDLLMDIIPEAFSGLLVQTIISTLVILLTAEFLPKVFSQIYANSIVKIFAVPAYLFYLLFSVISEFIMWISDLVLRIFFKTKGDTIQLTFSKIELGNYITEQMETSETPDEIDTEIQIFQNALDFSEVKSREVMIPRTEVVAVDIETTPKELSKIFSDTGLSKILVYKENIDDILGYVHSFELFKKPTHLKKILMPVVFVPETMLAKDVLNILSKKRKSIAVVIDEYGGTSGIMTVEDIIEELFGEIEDEHDSVALIEEVLAENHYQFSARLEVDYLNEVYKLNLPESENYETLGGMIVNSTEEIPDQNETLEIANYNIKILEVSSTKIELVELKRISED, via the coding sequence ATGGAATACCTTGTAATTATTGTTATTATGCTTATCCTCTCCGCCTTTTTTTCGGGGATGGAAATTGCCTATGTGTCTTCCAATAAGATTCATATAGAAATTGAAAAGAAACAAAACAATTTTCTGGCAGGAGTCCTCAAAAAAATAACCAAACGCCCTTCCAAATTTATCGCCACCATGCTCGTTGGTAACAATATCGCCTTGGTGGTTTACGGGTTCTATATGGGGGATTTGCTTATGGACATAATTCCGGAAGCATTTTCCGGGCTCTTGGTACAAACCATTATCTCGACCCTGGTAATTTTACTTACAGCCGAGTTTTTACCGAAGGTATTTTCTCAAATTTATGCAAATAGTATTGTAAAAATATTTGCCGTTCCGGCCTACCTCTTTTACCTATTATTTTCAGTGATTTCCGAATTTATCATGTGGATTTCCGATTTGGTGTTGCGTATATTTTTTAAAACTAAAGGGGATACCATTCAGCTTACATTCAGTAAAATTGAATTGGGAAATTACATCACCGAACAGATGGAAACTTCTGAAACTCCGGACGAAATAGATACCGAAATTCAGATTTTTCAGAATGCCTTAGACTTTTCAGAAGTAAAATCCAGAGAAGTGATGATTCCCCGTACCGAAGTGGTCGCAGTAGACATTGAGACCACACCTAAGGAATTGAGTAAGATTTTTTCGGACACCGGACTCTCAAAAATTTTAGTGTACAAGGAAAACATCGATGATATTTTAGGATATGTACATTCCTTCGAACTCTTCAAAAAACCAACTCACCTAAAAAAAATATTAATGCCCGTGGTGTTTGTCCCCGAAACCATGTTGGCCAAGGACGTGCTCAACATTTTGAGTAAAAAACGCAAAAGTATAGCGGTAGTGATAGACGAATACGGAGGAACTTCAGGAATAATGACCGTGGAAGATATTATAGAAGAATTGTTCGGTGAAATTGAAGACGAACACGATTCGGTTGCATTGATTGAAGAAGTTTTGGCTGAAAATCATTATCAGTTTTCGGCTCGTTTGGAAGTAGATTATTTAAATGAAGTATATAAACTCAATCTTCCCGAAAGTGAAAACTACGAAACACTTGGAGGAATGATTGTAAACAGCACCGAAGAAATTCCGGATCAAAATGAAACGCTTGAAATAGCAAACTACAACATAAAAATTCTCGAAGTTTCAAGTACCAAAATCGAGTTGGTAGAACTGAAACGTATTAGCGAAGATTAG
- a CDS encoding peptide MFS transporter, giving the protein MSTALQNQKQLFGHPVGLYVLFFTEMWERFSYYGMRAIFVLYLVGATTDANAGLGWSNGEALALYGWYTMLVYVASIPGGWIADKFLGQKKSVLIGGILLVAGHSILAVEEMYAFYTGLGLIIAGVGMLKPNISTMVGGLYKQGDIRRDKGFTIFYIGINIGAFLSSLIVGYVGEVHGWHYGFGLAGIGMALGLIQYLAGQKHLKHVGNFTGTSENPEEKAAMKRPLTKIEKDRVVVLFISFLLVIVFWGAFEQAGGLMNIYASEKTDRMLMGWEVPASWFQSLNAMFIIFLGTSVAAYWAMRKLKGKVSTSLFKMIIGLIIMGAGFFFMTAAAGQYESNGSSAMYWLVLAYLFHTVGELCISPVALSYITKLAPLKYASLMMGVYFAMTGFGNKLAGLLGEASVALGEYTIFTGIAVFCVGFGLLVMLFRKKLEKLTHGAEDNERIMKHDETEGYEVADH; this is encoded by the coding sequence ATGTCAACAGCTCTCCAAAATCAAAAACAACTATTCGGACATCCCGTAGGACTTTATGTGCTCTTTTTCACAGAAATGTGGGAACGATTCTCATACTACGGAATGCGAGCCATTTTTGTATTATACCTGGTAGGGGCAACTACCGATGCAAATGCAGGGTTAGGATGGTCTAACGGAGAAGCTTTGGCGCTTTATGGATGGTATACCATGTTGGTGTATGTGGCTTCCATTCCCGGAGGTTGGATAGCCGATAAATTTTTAGGACAGAAGAAATCGGTTTTAATAGGCGGAATTTTATTGGTCGCAGGACACAGTATTTTGGCCGTTGAAGAAATGTATGCCTTTTATACGGGATTAGGACTTATTATCGCCGGAGTTGGAATGTTGAAGCCGAATATTTCTACTATGGTAGGAGGTTTGTACAAGCAAGGTGATATTCGAAGAGATAAGGGATTTACCATTTTCTATATTGGAATTAATATCGGAGCCTTTTTGTCCAGTTTAATTGTTGGATATGTGGGTGAAGTACATGGATGGCATTATGGTTTCGGATTGGCAGGTATTGGGATGGCTTTGGGTCTTATTCAGTATTTGGCGGGTCAGAAGCACTTAAAGCATGTTGGTAATTTCACGGGTACTTCTGAAAATCCGGAAGAAAAAGCCGCGATGAAGCGTCCTCTTACTAAAATTGAAAAAGACAGAGTTGTTGTATTGTTTATTTCCTTCTTATTGGTAATTGTATTCTGGGGTGCTTTCGAACAGGCAGGAGGCTTGATGAATATATACGCTTCCGAAAAAACAGACAGGATGCTCATGGGATGGGAAGTTCCTGCGTCTTGGTTCCAGTCATTAAATGCTATGTTTATCATCTTTTTAGGAACTTCCGTGGCAGCATACTGGGCTATGAGAAAATTGAAAGGAAAAGTATCTACCTCACTCTTTAAGATGATTATAGGATTGATTATCATGGGTGCCGGATTCTTTTTTATGACTGCAGCTGCAGGACAGTATGAAAGTAACGGATCATCGGCCATGTATTGGTTGGTATTAGCCTATTTGTTCCACACTGTTGGAGAATTATGTATCTCTCCGGTGGCGCTTTCATACATTACCAAATTAGCACCTTTAAAGTATGCTTCCTTAATGATGGGAGTTTATTTCGCGATGACAGGATTTGGAAATAAATTAGCAGGTCTACTTGGAGAAGCTTCCGTAGCATTGGGAGAATACACCATCTTTACCGGAATTGCAGTATTCTGTGTAGGTTTCGGATTATTGGTAATGCTTTTCAGAAAGAAACTGGAAAAGTTAACACATGGCGCCGAAGACAACGAACGCATCATGAAACACGACGAAACCGAAGGTTACGAAGTAGCCGATCACTAA
- a CDS encoding hydroxymethylglutaryl-CoA reductase, degradative: MANPVSGFSKKSKEEKITWLAENYLANSPNAVATLKKYWNPDEKIQQLHDDFIENTLSNYYLPFGIAPNFLINGHLYAIPMVIEESSVVAAASNAAKFWLKRGGFKAEVLGTEKNGQIHLNFFGKKELLTHFFAEVKPKLIAGIASLQKKMQERGGGLKSIALIDATEKLEGYYQLHATFETLDAMGANFINSCLEAMAHIFEAEAVRFKPFKDHNTYPEVVLSILSNYVPNCRVKAKVSCRVEDLTDKHTDGTTFATKFVRAVAIAKAERHRAVTHNKGIMNGIDAVILATGNDFRAVEAGIHAYAAKNGDYTSLTHAKVENGIFTFWIEIPLALGTVGGLTTLHPLVKLAFEILQKPDAKQLMQVVAVAGLAQNFAAIRSLVTTGIQKGHMKMHLMNILNQLEASEGEKEKAVSYFKENTVSHSAVVSFVETLRT, translated from the coding sequence ATGGCAAATCCCGTTTCAGGATTTTCAAAAAAATCGAAAGAAGAAAAAATTACCTGGTTAGCAGAAAATTATCTTGCCAACAGCCCCAACGCGGTTGCTACACTTAAAAAGTATTGGAATCCCGACGAAAAAATTCAACAATTACACGACGATTTTATAGAAAATACCCTGAGCAATTACTATTTGCCCTTTGGGATAGCACCTAATTTTTTAATCAACGGTCATCTCTACGCCATCCCTATGGTGATTGAAGAAAGTTCGGTGGTTGCTGCAGCTAGCAATGCCGCTAAGTTTTGGTTGAAGCGCGGCGGATTTAAAGCAGAAGTGCTTGGCACTGAAAAAAACGGTCAGATACACCTTAATTTCTTCGGAAAAAAGGAGCTTTTAACGCATTTCTTTGCTGAAGTAAAACCGAAACTCATAGCCGGGATAGCATCCCTTCAGAAAAAAATGCAGGAACGTGGCGGCGGATTGAAATCCATTGCCCTTATAGATGCTACCGAAAAACTGGAAGGCTACTACCAACTACATGCCACCTTTGAAACACTCGATGCCATGGGCGCCAACTTTATAAACAGTTGTCTGGAAGCCATGGCGCATATTTTTGAAGCCGAAGCAGTTCGTTTTAAGCCTTTTAAAGACCACAACACCTACCCGGAGGTGGTATTGAGTATTCTGTCTAATTATGTCCCTAATTGTCGTGTAAAAGCAAAGGTAAGCTGCAGGGTGGAAGACCTAACCGACAAACATACCGACGGAACTACGTTTGCAACTAAATTTGTACGTGCAGTAGCGATTGCTAAAGCCGAAAGACACCGGGCGGTTACTCATAACAAAGGTATTATGAACGGGATTGATGCAGTTATTCTCGCCACCGGTAACGATTTTAGAGCCGTGGAAGCGGGAATACATGCCTATGCTGCTAAAAACGGCGACTATACCAGTCTTACACATGCAAAGGTGGAAAATGGAATCTTTACTTTTTGGATTGAAATTCCGTTGGCGTTAGGAACCGTAGGCGGACTCACCACATTGCATCCTTTGGTAAAACTCGCTTTCGAAATACTTCAAAAACCCGATGCAAAGCAATTGATGCAAGTAGTTGCGGTTGCCGGACTCGCACAAAATTTTGCTGCAATCCGGTCGTTGGTGACTACAGGAATTCAGAAAGGGCATATGAAAATGCATTTGATGAATATTTTAAATCAGTTGGAAGCTTCCGAAGGAGAAAAAGAAAAGGCCGTTAGTTATTTTAAAGAAAATACGGTTTCGCATAGTGCGGTGGTTAGCTTTGTTGAAACCCTACGCACCTAA
- the lptC gene encoding LPS export ABC transporter periplasmic protein LptC, with amino-acid sequence MNTGKHMFKSVMVLLCTITLFACEGNYKNVQQLNLADGAPVAEGKNINLKYTDSGKVVTNLIAPVLHDYSNFKFPYQEFPEGVEVRFWNEKNEKSTVTSDYAIRFDQSNIVDLRKNVVLVTSDSTILKAEQLYWDQKNQWVFTDQPYQMKLKDGSYNDGARFDSSEDFTNFLSRKNQGVQIIDQKKTNGN; translated from the coding sequence ATGAACACTGGTAAACATATGTTTAAAAGCGTGATGGTGCTGCTTTGCACCATCACGCTTTTTGCATGTGAAGGAAATTACAAAAACGTTCAACAGTTAAATCTGGCAGACGGTGCCCCGGTTGCCGAAGGTAAAAACATCAATTTAAAGTATACCGATTCGGGCAAAGTAGTGACCAATCTCATTGCACCGGTGCTCCACGATTATTCAAATTTTAAATTTCCCTATCAGGAGTTTCCCGAAGGTGTTGAAGTGCGTTTTTGGAACGAAAAGAATGAAAAAAGTACCGTAACTTCAGACTATGCAATTCGGTTTGATCAAAGCAATATTGTAGATTTGCGGAAGAATGTTGTTCTGGTAACCAGTGACAGCACTATTTTAAAAGCCGAACAATTGTACTGGGATCAAAAAAATCAATGGGTTTTTACCGATCAGCCTTATCAAATGAAACTAAAAGACGGTTCGTATAACGACGGAGCCCGTTTCGATTCCAGTGAAGACTTTACCAACTTTTTATCCCGAAAAAATCAGGGAGTACAAATAATAGATCAAAAGAAAACCAATGGGAACTAA
- a CDS encoding peptidylprolyl isomerase: protein MAVLNSIRKRGVFLIVIIALALFSFVLADVIRNGGMSTDKGQTNVATVNGVDIPRQEFMEKVEVAQRSLGPNAPSSQAMDIVWERELRRVLMEEQYEEIGLVAETEFTNNALSRNLASNPTFQDESGAYSEAKMLEYVADVKANNPQAYDQWLEYVKNTKQTALENTYLNLVKGGMIATSADGEKEYRFQSDKINIEFVQIPYTNIPDDQVPVSDDEIAKYVKSHAKEFEVEPMVDIQYVSYVEEPSQEDIEAAKAEIATLKDYVLISGDTLPGLKNTTSYEEFVNANSDNAYSDSWYYKNELPDALKDTIFKMNVGDIYGPYQINNSLSLTKLIGTRQLPDTVSVRHILIPAGLNPTDNKTRTDEQAKATADSIMAVVKANRSKFPEIVTAMSSDKGSIEKGGRYENFVYTAMVPEFRDYSFENKKGDIGVVKTQFGYHIIEIENQKNFETVIKTATVTKVIDASETTINDIFSKATAYEVEAQKGDFTKIAESQNAVVKPVNKIGELDSNIPGLGSNRSIVTWAFDEDTEVGDVKRFNVGTGYVIAQLTRKNQKGLMSVAEASTKVTPILRNEKKAKKIRESVTGSTLQEIAASQKVTVKNATAITMASPTLADAGTEPKVVGAAFGKKAGEETGFIDGKTGVFKVRVLAVNKAPNLDNYTTYSNQLNAKVVPTVNTNLYKALKKTADIEDNRASFY from the coding sequence ATGGCAGTTTTAAACAGTATTAGAAAAAGAGGGGTATTCCTTATCGTGATTATAGCTTTGGCCTTGTTTTCTTTTGTATTAGCAGATGTTATACGTAATGGTGGAATGTCTACAGACAAAGGACAAACTAACGTAGCCACGGTAAATGGAGTAGATATTCCGCGTCAGGAATTCATGGAGAAAGTGGAAGTAGCACAGCGTTCTTTAGGACCTAATGCGCCATCTTCTCAGGCAATGGATATTGTGTGGGAACGCGAATTACGTCGTGTACTAATGGAAGAGCAATACGAGGAAATAGGCCTTGTTGCCGAAACCGAATTTACCAACAATGCGTTAAGCAGAAATTTGGCAAGCAATCCTACGTTTCAAGACGAATCGGGAGCATATAGCGAAGCAAAAATGTTGGAATACGTTGCCGATGTGAAGGCAAACAACCCACAGGCATACGACCAGTGGTTGGAATATGTAAAAAACACAAAGCAAACAGCACTTGAAAATACTTATTTAAACCTTGTGAAAGGAGGAATGATCGCTACTTCGGCCGATGGTGAGAAGGAATATCGCTTTCAAAGTGATAAAATTAATATTGAATTTGTTCAAATTCCTTATACCAATATCCCAGACGACCAGGTTCCTGTAAGTGATGACGAAATTGCCAAGTATGTGAAAAGCCATGCCAAAGAGTTTGAAGTAGAACCTATGGTAGACATTCAATATGTTTCGTACGTTGAAGAGCCATCTCAAGAAGATATCGAAGCTGCCAAAGCCGAAATTGCTACCTTGAAAGACTATGTGCTAATTAGTGGTGACACCCTTCCGGGATTAAAAAATACTACCAGTTACGAAGAATTTGTAAATGCTAATTCAGACAACGCTTATTCAGATTCATGGTACTATAAAAACGAACTTCCGGACGCTTTAAAGGATACTATTTTTAAAATGAATGTTGGAGATATCTACGGACCATATCAAATAAATAATTCATTGAGCCTTACCAAATTAATTGGGACGCGTCAATTGCCCGATACGGTTTCGGTTAGACACATATTAATTCCTGCCGGTTTAAATCCAACCGACAATAAGACACGTACCGACGAGCAGGCGAAAGCTACAGCAGACAGTATTATGGCGGTAGTAAAAGCCAACCGTTCTAAATTCCCTGAAATTGTTACCGCCATGTCTTCAGACAAGGGAAGTATTGAAAAAGGAGGTCGCTATGAGAATTTTGTGTATACCGCTATGGTTCCTGAATTCAGAGACTATTCCTTCGAAAATAAAAAAGGAGATATTGGGGTAGTAAAAACACAATTCGGATACCACATTATTGAAATTGAAAATCAGAAGAATTTCGAAACCGTAATCAAAACAGCAACCGTTACAAAGGTGATAGATGCTTCTGAAACTACCATCAACGATATCTTTTCGAAAGCTACTGCCTATGAGGTAGAAGCACAAAAAGGAGACTTTACTAAAATTGCCGAATCACAGAATGCAGTGGTAAAACCTGTAAATAAAATTGGAGAATTGGATTCTAATATTCCGGGTCTTGGCAGTAACCGTTCCATTGTTACCTGGGCGTTTGATGAAGATACCGAGGTAGGTGATGTGAAACGATTTAATGTGGGAACTGGTTATGTGATTGCACAATTAACCCGTAAAAACCAAAAAGGACTTATGAGTGTGGCTGAGGCTTCGACCAAAGTTACTCCTATCTTGCGCAACGAGAAAAAGGCTAAGAAAATTCGCGAGTCTGTGACTGGGTCAACACTGCAAGAGATTGCTGCCAGTCAGAAAGTAACTGTGAAAAATGCAACAGCTATAACCATGGCAAGTCCAACTCTGGCTGATGCCGGAACCGAACCTAAAGTTGTAGGAGCGGCGTTTGGTAAAAAAGCAGGTGAGGAAACCGGTTTTATCGATGGTAAAACAGGCGTGTTTAAAGTACGTGTGTTGGCGGTTAACAAAGCACCCAATTTAGATAATTACACTACGTATTCCAATCAGTTGAACGCTAAAGTGGTCCCAACCGTAAATACAAATCTGTATAAGGCACTTAAAAAGACAGCCGATATTGAAGATAACAGAGCTTCTTTTTACTAG
- a CDS encoding GYDIA family GHMP kinase, with translation MKHTYYSNGKLLLTGEYVVLDGAKALAIPTRYGQSLEVIPSEKKGISWTSLDAKGATWFSAQFDVSQVETSEAKNATEQTLMNILVAAKKMNPDFLSEKKGLEVITRLDFPENWGLGSSSTLLNNIAQWAKVDAFKLLSKSFGGSGYDIAAAQHDSPILYQIQNQIPGMTPVSLPWNFTNKLFFVHLNRKQDSKEGIARYKNASGNKEAIKIISGITETLIRCHTLAEFEKLIQQHEAVISEIIKLPTIKERLFSNYTHSLKSSGAWGGDFILATGGEAEKEYFRNKGYHTILDFDALLK, from the coding sequence GTGAAGCACACCTACTACAGCAACGGAAAATTACTCCTCACAGGCGAATATGTGGTGCTCGATGGCGCAAAAGCATTGGCCATTCCCACTCGCTACGGACAATCGCTTGAAGTAATCCCTTCAGAAAAAAAAGGAATAAGTTGGACGAGTCTCGATGCAAAGGGTGCCACATGGTTTTCGGCACAATTTGACGTATCACAAGTAGAGACTTCCGAAGCCAAAAATGCCACCGAACAAACCTTGATGAACATCCTTGTCGCCGCAAAAAAAATGAATCCGGATTTTTTATCCGAAAAAAAAGGCCTGGAGGTAATCACGCGATTAGATTTTCCGGAAAATTGGGGTTTGGGAAGTTCTTCTACCTTACTCAACAACATTGCACAATGGGCGAAAGTGGATGCATTTAAATTACTTTCAAAAAGTTTTGGAGGCAGCGGATACGATATTGCCGCAGCCCAACACGATAGCCCTATTTTATACCAAATTCAGAACCAGATACCCGGTATGACACCTGTATCTCTTCCATGGAATTTTACCAATAAATTGTTTTTTGTACACCTCAACCGAAAACAAGACAGCAAGGAAGGAATTGCACGCTATAAAAATGCTTCAGGCAACAAGGAAGCCATTAAAATAATTAGTGGCATAACTGAAACTCTTATCCGCTGTCATACGCTAGCCGAATTTGAGAAGTTAATTCAGCAACACGAGGCAGTTATTTCAGAAATAATAAAACTTCCCACCATTAAAGAACGGCTTTTCAGTAACTATACGCACAGTTTAAAAAGTTCAGGCGCCTGGGGAGGAGATTTTATACTGGCTACTGGCGGTGAAGCCGAGAAGGAATACTTTAGGAATAAAGGCTATCATACCATACTGGATTTTGATGCCCTTTTGAAATAA